The following proteins are encoded in a genomic region of Mahella australiensis 50-1 BON:
- a CDS encoding ABC transporter substrate-binding protein produces MFKHSKKTIVFLVVAVFVLSLTACGGGTPTTGSTGGGVEESTNIDDVEQSSQTGTVEEEKPYTVEVDPVKWKGKKISVWQTFPEEGDVQSDYGGKSQKQRREEFQQISGATVEIVQVPGEDYDKKVIAAISAGTGPDIVWFGPDKKPTWMLQKLLLPLSDYIDFNDEEFMKNTGWSKSVIDFYTLNGKVYGANGVQLAARIYYNKDLFEKNGLEDPYELYLNGQWTWDKFIELAQELTQDTNGDGKIDQWGYISWITRQWYYTNGVELIKWVDGKPKFGMDDPKAERALQARYDAIHKYKYMPEVWWDPGPQDRFWKGEIAMDYWGYWEMENMKKNMGDKLGMVPFPIGPDMEPGKKSADVAECIGCGIAACSKEPDLAALWLKWSSVSDPESKEAYEKKMADLYGGLEVYQVFLEAAENAVIDEVGGYGKLGDIIGTEIENPVMDGKKTPAQAIKAAAQKAQAEIDNIWKQAEAAGQ; encoded by the coding sequence ATGTTTAAGCATAGTAAAAAAACCATTGTATTTTTGGTTGTTGCTGTATTTGTATTGTCTTTAACAGCTTGCGGCGGTGGAACACCCACTACTGGTTCTACAGGAGGAGGGGTTGAGGAATCTACAAATATAGATGATGTTGAACAGTCTTCACAGACGGGTACTGTTGAGGAAGAAAAACCTTATACTGTAGAAGTCGACCCTGTCAAATGGAAAGGTAAAAAAATATCCGTTTGGCAGACTTTTCCTGAGGAGGGGGATGTACAATCGGATTATGGCGGTAAATCACAGAAGCAGCGCAGGGAGGAATTCCAGCAGATTAGCGGGGCTACAGTTGAGATAGTGCAGGTGCCTGGTGAAGATTATGACAAAAAAGTTATAGCCGCTATAAGCGCGGGTACGGGCCCGGACATAGTTTGGTTTGGTCCTGATAAAAAACCTACATGGATGCTCCAGAAGCTATTGCTACCATTGTCGGATTATATAGACTTTAACGATGAAGAGTTTATGAAAAATACCGGCTGGTCAAAAAGCGTGATAGATTTCTATACATTAAACGGCAAAGTATATGGGGCTAACGGTGTGCAGTTGGCTGCAAGGATATATTATAACAAGGATTTGTTTGAAAAAAATGGTTTGGAGGATCCTTATGAACTTTATCTAAACGGTCAATGGACATGGGATAAATTTATAGAGTTGGCACAAGAGCTTACGCAGGATACCAATGGCGATGGCAAGATAGATCAATGGGGTTATATATCGTGGATAACCAGGCAATGGTATTATACTAACGGCGTAGAATTGATAAAGTGGGTCGACGGCAAGCCTAAATTTGGCATGGATGACCCAAAAGCAGAAAGGGCTTTGCAGGCCAGATACGATGCTATACATAAATATAAGTATATGCCCGAGGTGTGGTGGGATCCAGGTCCTCAGGACAGATTCTGGAAGGGAGAAATAGCGATGGATTATTGGGGCTACTGGGAAATGGAGAATATGAAAAAGAATATGGGCGATAAATTGGGTATGGTTCCGTTCCCAATAGGTCCCGATATGGAGCCGGGTAAGAAATCTGCCGATGTAGCTGAATGTATAGGGTGTGGCATAGCTGCCTGCTCTAAAGAACCTGATTTAGCGGCACTTTGGTTGAAATGGTCATCGGTCTCTGATCCCGAAAGCAAAGAGGCATACGAGAAGAAAATGGCTGATCTTTATGGCGGCCTGGAAGTTTACCAGGTATTCTTAGAGGCAGCTGAGAATGCTGTAATAGACGAGGTTGGAGGATACGGCAAGCTCGGTGATATAATAGGTACCGAGATAGAGAATCCCGTGATGGACGGAAAGAAAACGCCAGCGCAGGCTATCAAGGCTGCTGCACAAAAAGCCCAGGCTGAGATAGATAACATCTGGAAGCAGGCGGAGGCTGCAGGGCAGTAA
- a CDS encoding carbohydrate ABC transporter permease, producing the protein MDNEVHVQKLKESQVISAWSKPGSLLTTSRVQGIAISAFRFILFAALIYILLYPLLWAFSNSLKFYEDMVDPTTIWIPKHPTLSRYLEAWNAIQYVPAFINSLNISLSTAVLQVITCSFIGYGFARFNFKEKNLIFALVMLTLIIPPQTTIISQYVHYSNFDVLGIISLLNGGKGLNLLDTYAPFILPTFFGLGLKSGLFIYIFRQFFRGMPQELEDAAYIDGCGPLQTYIRIMLPNTIPAIVTVFLFSFVWHWNDVFEPTMYIQSFSKYPLSLKLISIDALIGGYEGTKDVLIALPAKDAGVILIMLPMLILYIIGQRYFVESVERTGIVG; encoded by the coding sequence ATGGATAATGAGGTACATGTGCAAAAATTAAAGGAATCACAGGTAATATCGGCATGGAGCAAACCGGGCAGCTTATTAACGACCAGTAGAGTGCAAGGCATTGCCATATCGGCATTTCGTTTTATTCTATTTGCAGCTCTTATATATATTTTGTTGTATCCACTGTTGTGGGCGTTTAGCAACAGCCTTAAGTTTTACGAAGACATGGTAGATCCTACTACGATATGGATTCCGAAGCACCCGACTTTATCCAGATACCTGGAGGCATGGAATGCAATACAATATGTACCCGCTTTCATTAACAGTCTTAATATATCGCTGTCTACCGCCGTGCTTCAAGTAATAACGTGCTCTTTTATAGGTTATGGTTTTGCCAGATTTAATTTTAAAGAAAAGAACCTTATATTTGCTTTGGTTATGTTGACGTTGATAATACCGCCGCAGACTACCATTATATCCCAATACGTGCATTATAGCAATTTTGATGTACTAGGCATAATATCTCTGCTCAACGGCGGCAAGGGATTAAATTTGCTGGATACTTATGCACCTTTTATATTACCGACGTTTTTCGGCTTGGGATTAAAGAGCGGCTTATTCATATATATATTTAGGCAATTCTTCAGGGGCATGCCCCAAGAACTGGAAGATGCCGCTTATATAGATGGCTGCGGTCCTTTGCAGACATATATAAGAATAATGCTACCTAATACTATACCGGCTATAGTGACAGTATTTTTGTTTTCTTTCGTATGGCACTGGAATGATGTATTTGAGCCGACAATGTATATACAATCATTTTCAAAATATCCCTTGTCCTTAAAGCTTATTAGCATAGATGCACTTATAGGGGGGTATGAAGGAACAAAGGACGTATTGATTGCGTTGCCGGCCAAAGATGCGGGAGTAATACTTATAATGCTGCCCATGCTTATACTATATATAATAGGCCAGCGTTACTTTGTGGAAAGCGTCGAGCGTACAGGTATCGTGGGTTAA
- a CDS encoding carbohydrate ABC transporter permease, producing the protein MGLKKRNALESRKAMAGRLFVYPWVIGFLLFFAEPLIQSFVFTFNELKITQGGGYVLKPVGFYNYLYAFTKDPVFLESLADSAVGIVLDVPLIVMFSIFMAVLLNKQFYGRTFVRAVFFLPVVIGSGALLYSLQADMLSQLTGGGSQTALPMAQNLDFGALLLRLTNNSSLVAPVISAMNRVFNVIWKSGVQILLFLAGLQSISPTLYESADVEGATAWEAFWKITFPLLSPVTVLTIIYTIIDSFTDYSNSMLRYILDTAFGKVQYSYASTVAWLYFGFIGIVLLVILGISSRRVFYINE; encoded by the coding sequence ATGGGGTTGAAAAAAAGGAACGCTTTAGAAAGTCGGAAAGCCATGGCAGGCCGCCTATTTGTATATCCATGGGTAATAGGCTTTTTACTATTTTTTGCGGAGCCTCTTATACAATCATTTGTCTTTACATTCAACGAATTAAAAATAACACAAGGAGGGGGATATGTACTAAAACCGGTCGGCTTTTATAACTATTTGTACGCTTTTACAAAGGATCCTGTATTTTTAGAAAGTTTAGCTGACTCTGCTGTAGGTATAGTATTAGATGTACCATTGATAGTTATGTTCAGTATATTTATGGCGGTATTGCTTAATAAGCAATTTTACGGAAGGACTTTTGTCCGAGCGGTGTTTTTCCTACCAGTCGTTATAGGTTCAGGGGCTTTGTTATATAGCTTGCAGGCAGATATGTTGAGTCAACTTACAGGTGGTGGGTCACAAACAGCTTTGCCTATGGCTCAGAATCTGGACTTTGGAGCTCTATTATTGAGATTGACAAATAATTCTTCATTAGTTGCTCCTGTTATAAGCGCTATGAATAGGGTATTTAACGTTATATGGAAATCTGGCGTGCAGATATTGTTGTTCCTGGCTGGTTTACAATCCATATCGCCGACTCTGTATGAAAGCGCTGATGTTGAAGGAGCCACGGCATGGGAAGCTTTTTGGAAGATAACATTTCCTCTCCTATCCCCTGTTACCGTACTAACTATTATATATACTATAATAGATTCGTTTACCGATTACAGCAATAGTATGCTCAGGTATATACTAGATACTGCTTTTGGGAAGGTGCAATACTCATATGCTTCAACTGTAGCATGGCTTTATTTTGGATTTATAGGTATAGTGTTGCTTGTAATACTAGGAATATCATCTCGGCGTGTCTTTTATATCAATGAGTAA
- a CDS encoding DUF5696 domain-containing protein — MFRKIFIVGFCLALVLNVTFMWPLKIKADNVDIPGYDMITENANFEMYFNQENADVAIKDKMSGYMWNTIPPEWEKDFSKGFAKNNLASHIMISTFDNKGRSEEYNSYSSCVKKKTFQYKKIEDGIRVNYVFKQQGISIAIEFRLTKNGMDVKIPVNSIKDRQDFGQKKIKDQQTKSSNTVAQMPAEEDIIQLNQIKVLPFFGAAAKSSDGYILIPDGSGALIRFDDNFGNYAEISKPVYGWDKAIEQREMPPLEETFRLPVFGIKKDNTAVLGIIDGGDAASAINAGIAGNLCGYFRTYPAFIYRDINKFMLFEGGMQTGETTTSLGGISERFVYKMSPVSLSTDITVHYYLLKYDNASYSGMANTYRQYLVNEKKIRIAPIPDDMYFALSLIGGVQKRKIVWGIPRTVMEPLTTFKQARIIIEELKKRGINDISVRYMGINSGGYKYKITDQIRPAGELGGTRGLKDLIHYTVENNIALFPNGEFLEIYKEGNGFSGSKDAVRLANNAVAFQWQWDIVSGRREPGSEGYFLLSPARLPNISGEFKDSLQRFDLVNVAVDSIGDMIYSQYKKNELAFRDKVKTKWEDVLGNLAKQMNRVIVTGGNAYTLPYITEVWNAPLDTSEFLIETEQVPFYEMVVHGLIPYTAPPSNLRHDQSDEFLKMVEYGAIPHYQWIYEQSSVLKRTDYDDLFSMCYHDWVDNAVKEYNEVKKLYKGTYDKRIISHEKLHEGIYRTIYEGDISVVVNYTGEDYIVNARVVKAHNYIVQGVE, encoded by the coding sequence GTGTTCAGAAAAATTTTTATAGTTGGCTTCTGTTTGGCGCTGGTTTTAAATGTAACTTTTATGTGGCCATTAAAGATCAAGGCGGATAATGTTGATATACCTGGCTATGACATGATAACCGAAAATGCAAATTTTGAAATGTATTTTAACCAAGAGAATGCTGATGTAGCCATAAAGGACAAAATGTCGGGCTATATGTGGAATACGATACCACCTGAGTGGGAAAAAGATTTTTCCAAGGGCTTTGCTAAAAATAATCTGGCATCTCATATAATGATATCCACTTTCGATAATAAGGGGAGAAGCGAGGAATACAACAGTTATTCCTCGTGTGTAAAAAAGAAAACGTTCCAATATAAAAAAATTGAAGATGGAATCAGGGTAAATTATGTGTTTAAACAACAGGGTATAAGCATTGCTATAGAATTTAGATTGACAAAGAATGGTATGGACGTGAAAATACCAGTTAATTCGATAAAAGATCGACAAGATTTTGGTCAAAAAAAGATAAAGGATCAGCAAACTAAGTCAAGTAATACTGTGGCTCAAATGCCCGCGGAAGAAGATATAATTCAATTAAACCAGATAAAAGTATTGCCTTTTTTTGGTGCGGCAGCAAAATCAAGCGACGGTTACATACTTATACCCGACGGAAGCGGTGCACTTATAAGATTTGACGATAACTTCGGAAACTATGCTGAAATATCTAAGCCGGTATACGGATGGGACAAAGCCATAGAACAAAGAGAAATGCCACCTCTAGAGGAAACGTTTAGGTTACCGGTATTTGGGATAAAGAAAGATAACACTGCCGTATTGGGTATAATAGATGGAGGAGATGCAGCCTCTGCTATAAATGCCGGTATAGCAGGGAATCTATGTGGATATTTTAGAACATATCCTGCTTTTATATATAGGGATATCAATAAATTTATGTTATTTGAGGGCGGTATGCAGACAGGTGAAACAACTACATCTCTCGGAGGCATAAGCGAGAGGTTTGTTTATAAAATGTCTCCGGTTTCACTGAGTACTGATATAACAGTACATTATTATCTATTGAAGTATGATAATGCCAGCTATTCTGGCATGGCAAATACATACAGACAATATTTGGTCAATGAAAAAAAGATTAGAATAGCACCAATTCCCGATGATATGTATTTTGCCCTTTCGTTGATAGGTGGGGTTCAAAAAAGGAAGATTGTATGGGGAATACCTCGCACAGTGATGGAACCATTAACGACATTTAAACAAGCACGTATAATAATCGAGGAACTTAAAAAGAGGGGTATAAATGATATAAGTGTTAGATATATGGGAATTAATAGCGGCGGGTATAAGTATAAAATCACCGATCAAATAAGGCCTGCTGGTGAATTGGGCGGGACAAGGGGATTGAAGGATCTCATACATTATACAGTAGAAAATAATATAGCGCTATTTCCGAATGGTGAGTTTCTAGAGATTTATAAGGAGGGAAACGGGTTTTCGGGAAGTAAAGATGCTGTAAGACTAGCTAATAATGCAGTTGCTTTTCAATGGCAATGGGATATAGTAAGTGGCCGAAGAGAACCTGGTAGCGAGGGATATTTTCTTCTTTCCCCTGCAAGATTACCTAATATTAGTGGAGAATTTAAGGACAGTTTACAGCGGTTTGATTTAGTGAATGTAGCTGTGGATTCAATAGGAGATATGATATATTCTCAATATAAGAAGAACGAGTTAGCCTTTAGAGATAAAGTAAAAACAAAATGGGAAGATGTGTTGGGTAACCTTGCTAAACAAATGAACAGGGTTATTGTAACCGGGGGCAACGCTTATACATTGCCATATATTACCGAAGTATGGAATGCTCCCCTCGATACTAGCGAATTTCTTATAGAAACTGAACAAGTACCGTTTTATGAAATGGTAGTTCATGGATTGATACCTTATACCGCTCCACCATCAAATTTAAGGCATGACCAGAGCGATGAGTTTTTAAAAATGGTGGAGTACGGTGCAATTCCGCATTATCAGTGGATTTATGAACAATCCTCAGTCTTGAAGCGTACTGATTACGACGATCTATTTAGTATGTGTTACCATGACTGGGTGGATAATGCAGTAAAAGAATATAACGAAGTGAAAAAACTATACAAAGGCACATATGACAAAAGGATAATAAGCCATGAAAAACTTCACGAGGGCATATACAGGACGATTTATGAAGGCGATATTTCGGTTGTAGTTAACTATACGGGTGAGGACTATATTGTTAATGCTCGTGTGGTAAAAGCTCATAATTATATTGTGCAAGGGGTGGAATAA
- a CDS encoding YIP1 family protein: MSKINGYILAISIVLLILLNGSVSAYAAPPYPTYTYDNALEAAPSPAGYLPHDVLIGADFGIEAFNAPQDICIAPDGEIYIADTGNNRIIVLNSQLKLQKIIKGFINLGKQDNFKLPEGVYVNDEEIYVADTQNGRIIILDKKGNLIKIIGKPVSDIIPSDFAYKPQKVVADKAGRIYVVASGVVEGILQFTPDGQFNRFFGSNRVKANPVELLWRRILTREQVAQRELFVPIEYSNLYIDHDGFLYTSTRNATEDQIKRLNAAGDNIIRHSERLGNRYGDILPTNEPFQFLDISVDTDGNIFALENSSGRIYIYSALGDMLFVIGGRGEQKGLFANPVALEQKNGKIFVVDGSKNSLTILKITDFGNDVLKANSYYMQGRYEDALQPWQKVLKRNANYDLAYVGLGNAYLKEEKYAQAMDVFKLARYRKGYSEALKEYRTQVLRENFSFIMTLLCFIIAGLYVLNKVLHRHGVYLSKSIREYMGKDGTMNTVLYALYVIIHPFDGFWDLKHYKKKAGTASVIILTLAVIIFMLRMALTSFLFNSTVPEEMNILTQITVILLPLTAWVVINWSISTLMDGEATMKHIWISSCYALTPLILLYSFQIILSNFITIEEGTFYYFIDAVAIIWTLALTIIGNMTVQDYTMGKTVTVSCFSVFGILAVIFLGMVFFSALQQLIKFITTLYLEIKYMVL, encoded by the coding sequence ATGAGTAAAATTAATGGATATATTTTAGCTATAAGTATAGTATTATTGATATTATTAAATGGCTCTGTCAGTGCTTACGCGGCACCGCCATATCCTACCTATACTTATGATAATGCCTTGGAAGCAGCACCATCTCCGGCAGGCTACCTACCTCACGACGTATTGATAGGGGCTGACTTTGGAATTGAAGCGTTTAATGCACCGCAGGATATTTGTATTGCGCCTGATGGCGAAATTTATATCGCTGATACCGGGAATAATAGAATTATAGTACTGAATTCACAATTAAAATTACAAAAAATCATAAAAGGATTTATAAATCTTGGCAAGCAGGATAACTTTAAATTGCCGGAAGGTGTATATGTCAACGACGAGGAAATATATGTAGCAGATACCCAAAACGGAAGGATTATAATATTGGATAAAAAGGGCAATCTGATAAAAATTATTGGTAAACCGGTATCTGATATAATTCCAAGTGATTTTGCTTACAAACCACAAAAGGTCGTGGCAGATAAAGCCGGTAGAATATATGTGGTAGCCAGCGGCGTAGTAGAAGGTATACTGCAGTTTACTCCGGATGGACAGTTTAACAGATTCTTTGGCAGCAATCGCGTTAAAGCAAATCCTGTAGAGCTTTTATGGAGGCGCATACTTACCAGAGAACAGGTGGCACAGCGTGAGCTATTCGTTCCAATAGAATATTCCAATCTTTATATTGATCATGATGGTTTTTTATATACATCTACACGAAATGCTACCGAGGATCAAATAAAAAGGCTTAATGCGGCAGGAGATAACATAATAAGACATAGCGAAAGATTGGGCAATCGTTACGGCGATATACTGCCGACTAATGAGCCATTTCAGTTTTTGGACATTTCTGTGGACACTGATGGCAATATATTTGCATTAGAAAATAGCAGCGGGCGCATCTATATATATAGTGCTCTTGGAGATATGCTTTTTGTTATCGGTGGACGCGGAGAGCAAAAAGGACTATTTGCTAATCCCGTAGCGCTCGAGCAGAAAAATGGGAAGATATTTGTCGTAGATGGGAGCAAAAATAGCTTAACCATTCTTAAAATTACTGACTTTGGCAATGATGTTCTAAAAGCTAATAGTTATTATATGCAAGGGAGATATGAAGACGCTTTGCAACCCTGGCAAAAAGTTTTAAAGCGGAATGCTAATTATGATTTAGCATATGTCGGTTTAGGAAATGCTTATTTAAAAGAAGAGAAATATGCTCAGGCCATGGATGTTTTCAAATTGGCTCGCTATAGAAAGGGTTATTCGGAGGCTTTGAAGGAATATAGAACGCAGGTATTAAGGGAAAATTTCTCTTTTATAATGACGTTGTTATGTTTCATTATAGCAGGTTTGTATGTCCTTAATAAGGTACTTCATAGACATGGGGTATATTTATCGAAAAGTATAAGGGAATATATGGGCAAAGACGGAACGATGAACACCGTATTATATGCCCTATACGTTATAATACATCCGTTTGACGGTTTTTGGGACTTAAAGCATTATAAAAAGAAAGCAGGAACTGCTTCTGTTATAATATTAACCTTGGCTGTTATAATATTTATGCTCCGTATGGCATTGACGAGCTTTCTATTTAATTCTACAGTACCGGAAGAAATGAATATATTAACCCAAATTACAGTGATATTACTGCCATTAACAGCTTGGGTGGTGATAAATTGGAGCATAAGCACATTGATGGATGGAGAGGCCACTATGAAACATATATGGATAAGCAGTTGCTATGCTCTTACCCCGCTTATACTGCTTTATTCATTTCAAATAATACTGAGCAATTTTATAACCATAGAAGAAGGAACGTTTTATTATTTTATAGATGCTGTAGCCATTATATGGACACTGGCTTTGACAATTATAGGTAATATGACGGTGCAGGATTATACGATGGGTAAAACAGTAACAGTTTCGTGCTTTAGCGTATTTGGGATATTGGCGGTAATATTCCTTGGCATGGTGTTTTTCAGCGCATTGCAGCAACTTATCAAGTTTATAACCACGTTATATCTAGAAATAAAGTACATGGTGTTGTAA
- a CDS encoding carbohydrate ABC transporter permease — MGVKSYRSTGGNILITLILAAVAVFMALPLVYTITMAFKPLDELFLFPPRFFVRRPTFKNFTDLFSLMGNSYVPFSRYIFNSLFISIVGTVGHVLLASMAAYPLAKHRFPGSNLLFNIIVFSLMFSAYVTNIPRFMVLSGLGWLNDYKALIFPMMSSTLGLYLMRQFMEQIPDSLLESAKVDGANELTTWWRIVMPMVKPAWLTLTLLAFKDFWNDSNSPALYIHTESLKTLPLALSYVQAGGLARAGASAAVGLLMMLPPILIFILTQSNVIETMKTSGLKE, encoded by the coding sequence ATGGGAGTAAAATCTTATAGATCTACAGGCGGCAACATTCTTATCACATTGATATTGGCAGCCGTAGCCGTATTTATGGCATTACCGCTAGTCTATACAATTACGATGGCTTTTAAGCCATTAGATGAGCTGTTTTTATTTCCTCCTCGCTTTTTTGTGCGTCGGCCTACTTTTAAGAATTTTACAGATTTGTTTTCCTTAATGGGGAATTCATATGTCCCTTTTAGCAGATATATATTTAATAGTTTATTCATCAGCATTGTAGGTACGGTAGGTCATGTGCTCCTAGCCTCTATGGCTGCGTATCCGTTGGCTAAGCATAGGTTTCCAGGCAGTAATCTGCTTTTTAATATAATAGTTTTCTCTTTAATGTTTTCAGCATATGTTACCAATATTCCGCGCTTTATGGTTTTATCCGGGCTTGGTTGGCTGAACGATTATAAAGCACTTATTTTTCCCATGATGTCTAGTACGCTTGGACTTTACCTTATGAGGCAATTCATGGAACAAATTCCCGATAGTTTATTGGAATCAGCTAAAGTGGACGGAGCCAACGAGCTTACTACGTGGTGGCGTATAGTCATGCCGATGGTTAAACCTGCATGGCTTACGCTGACCCTTTTAGCGTTCAAGGATTTCTGGAACGATTCAAACTCGCCGGCACTATATATTCATACCGAATCTTTAAAGACATTGCCTCTTGCATTGTCATATGTCCAGGCTGGAGGCTTAGCGAGGGCTGGCGCATCTGCCGCAGTGGGCTTGTTGATGATGCTTCCTCCCATACTTATATTTATACTTACCCAGAGCAACGTTATAGAAACCATGAAAACGTCGGGATTGAAAGAATAG
- a CDS encoding carbohydrate ABC transporter permease: MSSTNISVENGINAGLPYKLRKTWQEVKKNRESYYLMAPYMILFILFVVLPVIVSVVLSFSYYNIIEPPKFIGWSNYKLLLLDDDVFLIALKNTFKFAIITGPVSYFACLLFAWFINELKPLLRSFATLLFYAPSIAGNVFFIWSYIFSGDAYGLVNGVLMSLGLIDKPVLWLQDPNINLYIIMLVQLWMSLGTSFLAFIAGLQGVDKTLYEAGAIDGIRNRWQELYHITLPAMKPQLIFGAIMQVTATFAVSDVCSQLAGFPSPLYSAHTIVLHMMDYGSIRYEMGYASAVAVILFLITVTINQLVRHFLKPD, from the coding sequence ATGAGCAGTACTAATATAAGCGTTGAAAATGGGATTAATGCTGGTTTACCTTATAAATTAAGAAAAACGTGGCAAGAGGTAAAAAAGAATAGGGAATCTTATTATCTCATGGCACCTTATATGATATTGTTTATATTATTTGTAGTATTACCTGTAATAGTATCAGTTGTGCTAAGCTTTAGCTATTATAATATTATAGAACCTCCAAAGTTTATAGGTTGGTCAAACTATAAACTGCTGCTGTTAGATGATGATGTATTTTTGATAGCACTTAAAAACACCTTTAAGTTTGCTATTATAACAGGACCGGTAAGCTACTTTGCTTGCTTGCTTTTTGCGTGGTTTATAAATGAGCTTAAACCTCTGTTAAGGTCGTTTGCTACTTTGCTGTTTTATGCGCCTTCTATAGCAGGAAATGTTTTCTTCATATGGTCCTATATATTTTCAGGGGATGCCTATGGTTTGGTAAATGGCGTGCTTATGAGTTTGGGCCTTATCGATAAGCCGGTATTATGGTTACAGGACCCAAATATAAATCTTTACATAATAATGTTAGTCCAGTTATGGATGAGCCTGGGGACCAGTTTTTTGGCTTTTATAGCAGGCCTTCAGGGTGTAGATAAGACGTTGTATGAAGCCGGAGCTATAGATGGTATACGAAATCGCTGGCAGGAACTATATCATATAACGCTACCCGCTATGAAACCGCAGCTCATATTTGGTGCTATAATGCAGGTAACCGCTACTTTTGCCGTTAGCGATGTATGTAGCCAGCTTGCCGGCTTTCCAAGCCCACTATATTCCGCTCATACCATCGTGTTGCACATGATGGATTATGGCAGTATACGTTATGAAATGGGCTATGCTTCAGCAGTAGCCGTTATATTGTTTTTAATAACGGTGACAATAAATCAATTAGTAAGGCATTTCCTTAAACCCGATTAA